Within the Medicago truncatula cultivar Jemalong A17 chromosome 4, MtrunA17r5.0-ANR, whole genome shotgun sequence genome, the region ACCTATTTTGGTACTAAAAACATTCCGTTTTTTTATCCTCATGAATCAGACAATACTATGCTATTTTCTATGCTTGTATTAGTACTATTTACTTTCTTCGTCGGGTCCATAGGAATTTCTTTCAGCCAAGAACCAATAGATTTGGATATTTTATCTAAATTGTTAATTCCGTCTATAGACCTTTtacatcaaaattcaaagaattctGTGGATTGgtatgaattttttacaaatgcaACTTTTTCGGTGAGTATAGCTTTTTTCGGAATATTTATAGCGTCTTTTTTCTATAAACCAGTTTTTTCATCTTTACAAAATTTGaacttatttaatttatttcaaaaaagtgttcttaaaaaaatgattgcTGATAAAATAATCAATGTTATATATGATTGGTCATATAATCGTGGTTATATAGATGCTTTTTTTGAAGTATCTTTAATTGCGAGTGTAAGAAAGGTAgctaaattcaattatttttttgatagacAAGTAATTGATGGAATTCCAAATGGAATTGGGATTTCCAGTTTTTTTATAGGAGAGGCTATCAAATATGTGGGGGGGGACGAATTTCTtcgtatattttcttttttgtattaatCTTTTTACTAATTTGTTattctatatttatataataaaatgagataataATGTACTACTATTCAACCAAAATTGGGATTATCCGCTAAGAATTAAAGCTTCGGGTAGATCAAGAAAACAGCAGTATCAGCTGCAACAGGAGTATATTATaaattcttttctctttttgttttaaaagattcTATTCGAaattattttgtctttttttctcTAGATTTAATAGATTCATGGGCGAATGACGGGAATTGAACCCGCGCATGGTGGATTCACAATCCACTGCCTTGATCCACTTGGCTACATCCGCCCTATACTATGTCTAAATTACAtaactttttatactttttctttatcatttatttttttctcttctaagTTCTTACGAGTCTTctaaaatactataaaataagaaaccattcatttcttttttttttcttaattttacaTTGTGAAGTCATATGTATTACAAAAAGATCAAAAAGATTGATGAGAGAAacgtataaattaaaaatttgaaattttttttttttgaaataaagaaaaatgctaaatgaacttaataaataattgattaatttctgTATATGTATTGTATACAGAAAAAGACTACTAACAAAAAGTAAAAGGGGGAGTAATATCAACAATGTTGATATTACTCCTTTACccctttattttcaaaaacgCGTATCCTTTTTGAAAACCAAAATCTTATCCATTTATAGATGGAGCCTCGACCGCAGCTAGGTCTAGAGGGAAGTTATGAGCATTACGTTCATGCATAACTTCCATACCAAGGTTAGCACGGTTAATAATATCAGCCCAGGTGTTAATTACACGACCTTGACTATCAACTACGGATTGGTTAAAGTTGAAACCATTTAAGTTGAAAGCCATAGTGCTGATACCTAACGCGGTAAACCAGATACCTACTACAGGCCAAGCAGCTAGGAAGAAATGTAAAGAACGAGAATTGTTGAAACTAGCATATTGGAAGATCAATCGGCCAAAATAACCATGAGCAGCTACAATATTATAGGTTTCTTCCTCTTGACCGAATCTGTAACCTTCATTAGCAGATTCATTTTCTGTGGTTTCCCTGATCAAACTAGAAGTTACCAAGGAACCGTGCATAGCACTAAATAGGGAACCGCCGAATACACCAGCTACACCTAACATGTGAAATGGATGCATAAGAATATTATGCTCAGCCTGAAATACAATCATAAAGTTGAAAGTACCGGAGATTCCTAGAGGCATACCATCTGAAAAGCTTCCTTGACCAATTGGGTAGATCAAGAAAACTGCAGTAGCAGCTGCAACAGGAGCTGAATATGCAACAGCAATCCAAGGGCGCATACCCAGACGAAAACTAAGTTCCCACTCACGACCCATGTAACAAGCTACACCAAGTAAGAAGTGTAGAACAATTAGTTCATAAGGACCGCCGTTGTATAACCATTCATCAACGGATGCAGCTTCCCATATCGGGTAAAAGTGCAAACCGATAGCCGCCGAAGTAGGAATAATGGCACCAGAAATAATATTGTTTCCGTAAAGTAGAGATCCAGAAACAGGCTCACGAATACCATCAATATCTACTGGAGGAGCTGCGATGAAAGCGATAATAAATACAGAAGTTGCGGTCAATAAGGTAGGGATCATCAAAACACCAAACCATCCAATGTAAAGACGGTTTTCAGTGCTGGTTATCCAGTTACAGAAGCGACTCCATAGGTTTTCGCTATCGCGTCTCTCTAAAATTGCAGTCATGGTAAAATCTTgggtttatttaaatttaattatcaggGACTCCCAAGCACACGAATTCTCTATAAGTATAGAATTAAGGGCTTGTTATTCAACAGTATAACATGACTTATATACCGGTGTCAACCAATATCAATATCCATTGTATCCTGTTTTTGATCTAGATTAACACAAATTTGCTGTTTTTACCTCATTTCACcattcatccaaaaaaaaagaaatgaatggTTTCTAGAATTCTATAGAGATTACTTCGCTATGATATGTAATAACGATATATATTTCgcaatatttactttatttaataatttaaaatgggTTGCCCGGGACTCGAACCCGGAACTAGTCGGATGGAGTAGAAATTGCAttctttaatcaaataaaagaataaaaaatccCTCCCCAAGCCGTGCATGCATTTTTCATTGCACACGGCTTTCCCTATGTATACATCTAAACCTGAGTTACTTCTCCAGAAGAGGAATCTTGAAACTCAACTCTTAACTACATGAACATTTCataatcttttatatatataaaatagaaattcGATATCGAGAATATTTAAGTATCATAACATAACcaatcattcatcattgacCAGATCGTTGCTGAAAAGAATATCCAAATACCAAATCCGATTTCTATTTAACCTGTGCAAAGTAGAAGAATCTCTTggaaaaatcaaagaaagaatCTCTTCTTCCTCTGTAAAGAATTCTTCCAATAATTCTTCTGAACCTGATCTTTTCAAAAAAGCGCGTACAGTACTTTTGTGTTTACAAGCCAAAGTTTTAATACAAGAAAGCCGAAGTATATATTTTATTcgatacaaacttttttttttgaggatcCATTGTAATAATGAGAAAGATTTCTGCATATTCGCAAAAATCGGTCAATAATATCAAAATCGGATGAATCGGCCCAGACCGGCTTACTAATAGGATGCCCTAATACATTACAAAATTTCGCTTTAGCCAACGATCTAATCAGAGGAATAATTGGAACTATTATATCgagttttttgttaaaaatttcgattaaaaatgtattttgcaGCATTTGACTCCGTACCACTGAACGATTTACCCGCACATTTAAAAAATAGCCTAAAAGCTGAAATGAATGTTCGGATAATTGGTTTATATTCATCGTTCTTGGTTGAgaccaaacataaaaaaaaccttgccataaatgaataaaataatgtttcCATTTATTCATCAAAAAAGGCGAATTCTTTGAAGCCAGAATGTATTTTCCTTGATATCTAACATAATGAATGAGAGGATCCTTGAAGAATGTTAAAGTATACGAAAAATCCTTAGCAAAAACTTCTACAAGATGTTCTCTTTTTGCATAACAAAAAATTCGTTCAAAAAAAACGTTAAAAGATTTTAATCGTAAATGAGAGGATTTATTACGTAGAAAAAGGAAGATAGATTCATATTCACATACATAAAAATTATAGAGGAACAAGAATAATCTCGGATTACTTTTTGAAAAAGTAGAAATCGAGTTTTTGGTAGTAATAAAACTATTCCAATtactaaaattataaagaaacaatcgtaataaatgaaaaaaagggGCATCTTTCACCCAGTATCGAAGGATTTGAACTAAAATTTCCAGATGGATAGGATATGGTATTCGTATATCTGACACATAATTGAAATATGTAAATTTATCCTCCAAAAAGGGAAAAATGGAATGAATTGATCTCaaatttttataagattttatgaTTTCTGCCTCCTCTAAGGAAGAGCTTAATTCTAGGAAAAATGGAATTTCCACCACGATGGCAAAACCCTCTGATATTATTtgagaataaaaattattattatagccccaaaatggatttttgttAGAATCATTAGCCGAAATGATTAAATGATTCTGTTGATACATTCGAGTAATTAAACGTTTTACAATTAGTAAACTATATTTACTGTCAGAACCTACATTTTCCAGAAAAACGGATCTATTAAAATTATGACTATAAGCAAGTCCATAAATATACTCCCGAAAAATAAGTGGGTATAGGAAGTCCTGTTGGCGAGATCTAGCTCGTTCTAAATATACTTGATATTCCTTCATTTTAGAAATTCTATTTGGTCAAAGGATCAGAGATTCATTGGATTATCAAATGATACATAGTGCGATACAGTCAAAACAAggtattctatatatatattagaattgaaaaaaaaaatatatatatgaatagaTACCTAGAAAACAAGTTAAAACCCATTAATGGACTATCTCCGCTCGCTTGTTCCATCTAATTGTTCTAGGACAACAAGCTAGTTAGAAATCCTTTATTTTTTGGACCAATCGCTCTtttgattttggaaaaaaatatctttatcAATATACTCTTTCTTCTACACATTTATTGCTACCCCATAACATAATGGAGAATAGCTAATAATTAGGACTCATAACAAAAATCCTTAATCCATTCGTTGGAAAAACTTTTTCCACAGCAAGCACTAATCCTTTTTTAACGTATAATTAGATGTGGTaatcattcaaataaaaaatgaaagctCGTTGCTTTTTGTTTCCCTATAATTGGAGCATCTAAGCTCTATCCTTTTATTAATTAAACCCAACTGAATTCATTTGTTCCGAGCCAACAATTCAAACGAAAATTTGGGCCGGGTCCAATAAAAATTTTTAGAATTCACCATTGATACGACATGCTGCTTTTTCCATTCATTCCTTTCTGGATCAGTCGTGGTCTTACAAACCCTACCGATGGTATGGATGAACCAATTAGTTCATAGAAATGTGTAAAAAATGGAGTCGCACTTAAAAGCCGAGTACTCTACCATTGAGTTAgcaaccctaaaaaaaaaaatagaaggatGTGTATATCCaatcgaaataaaaaaaagatagaattctttcatattaaaaaaaggttGCATATTACATTAAATTACAATGAAAAAACTTCTTGTTTGATACAAACTAAATACAACAATCCATTATTTGTATTTGACgaagtaaaaataaatctatGTAACATGAGTCAATCCATCCTTTTATTCACGATCgtattatatttgtttgataCACTGTTGtcaatgttgaaaaaaaaaaaaaatacaatagagaaaacaaatataaaaatatttctattctaattttttttttttaatctaacttATTTCTATTTAATTCATTCATTCTATTATATTATGATATTCAATTAGAATgctataattattaattagacTATATCTATTCCAAatcaaaaaatagaaatgaaatagaaaaaatataccAATCGGAAAGATCCATAGGATTCATTCTAGATACAAGAAGTATTTTTGTATTGTGTATTTTATTCGGCTCAATCCTTTTAGTAAAAGATTGGGCCGagtttaattgaaattaatagAACGAATGATAATTACTGGATTAAATAGTATCCATTGCTGGGAATTCAAATTTGATCTCCTTCCAGACTTCACAAGCAGCAGCTAATTCAGGACTCCATTTGGTAGCTTCACGGATAATTTCATTACCCTCACGAGCAAGATCACGTCCTTCATTACGAGCTTGTACACATGCTTCCAGAGCTACTCGATTCGCTACGGCACCAGGTGCATTTCCCCAAGGGTGTCCTAAAGTTCCTCCACCGAATTGAAGTACAGAATCATCTCCAAATATCTCGGTCAGAGCAGGCATATGCCAAACATGAATACCACCTGAAGCAACAGGCAGAACACCAGGTAAAGAAACCCAATCCTGAGTGAAAAAAATACCGCGACTTCtatctttttcaacaaaatcatcacGTAGTAAATCAACAAAACCTAAAGTAATATCCCTTTCTCCTTCCAGTTTACCTACTACAGTACCAGCGTGAATATGATCTCCACCTGACATACGTAACGCTTTAGCTAATACACGAAAGTGCATACCATGATTTTTCTGTCTATCAATAACTGCATGCATTGCACGGTGGATATGAAGAAGTAGACCATTATCGCGGCAATAGTGAGCCAAGGTAGTATTTGCAGTGAATCCACCGGTTAAGTAGTCATGCATTACGATAGGCACGCCCAATTCTCTAGCAAATACAGCTCTTTTCATCATGTCTTCACAGGTGCCCGCAGTAGCATTCAAataatgtcctttgatttcacCAGTTTCGGCCTGTGCTTTATAAATAGCTTCGGCACAAAATAAGAAACGGTCTCTCCAACGCATAAATGGTTGGGAGTTCACATTTTCATCATCTTTGGTAAAATCAAGTCCACCACGTAGACATTCATAAACTGCTCTACCGTAATTTTTAGCGGATAAACCCAATTTAGGTTTAATAGTACATCCCAATAGGGGACGTCCATATTTGTTCAATTTATCTCTCTCAACTTGGATTCCGTGAGGAGGACCTTGGAAAGTTTTAACATAAGCAACGGGGATTCGCAAATCTTCCAGACGTAGAGCACGCAAGGCCTTGAACCCAAATACATTACCTACAATGGAGGTAAACATGTTAGTAACAGAACCTTCTTCAAAAAGGTCTAAGGGATAAGCTACATAAGCAATAAATTGACTCTCTTCTCCAGCAACAGGTTCGATGTGGTAGCAGCGTCCTTTATAACGATCAAGACTGGTAAGTCCATCGGTCCACACGGTTGTCCATGTCCCAGTGGAAGATTCGGCAGCTACCGCTGCACCTGCTTCTTCAGCCGGAACTCCAGGTTGAGGACTTACTCGGAATGCTGCCAAGATATCAGTATCTTTGGTTTCATAGTCAGGAGTATAATAAGTCAATCGATAATCTTTAACACCAGCTTTGAACCCAACCGTTGCTTTAGTTTCTGTTTGTGGTGACATAAATCCCCCTTACAACTCATGAATTAAGAATTCTAGCAACAACAAGGTCTACTCGACATAACTTAGGAGTTAATAAAACCTTTCACAAATGATCGATCAACTAATATTATCAATTAATCCGAATGGTTCGTTATTTAATTTAACCATGATATTTGATTTGGCAAATACATCATTATTCTATACTCTTTCATATGTATGGCGCAACCCaatcccccttttttttttcaaatttcgagcctctatatatttttttttattctcaataataaaaaatttactctTGACCTTGACAGTGATATATGTTGTATATGTAAATCCTAGATGAAAAATGGGCAGAATTCGCCCACGAAAAGAAAAATAGGTAAAAAAATTGGCATAGTATAAATCCTATGTATGCTgaggaaataaaaaatgagatagAAAAACTGAATCGTAAACAAAGTTCAGGTTCGAATTTCATAGATAATATACATAGTATTGTTTATAATCTATAATGATAAACAGATGAAAGACTTTCAAAAGATTTGATCCAATTATAATTTTCATAATGACTGGGTTGACTTTGAAAATTCATTCATTGAAATTGAATTGGTTGGGTGGTACCAAGAAAATCGATTATTAACTTACAtttcttattaaatattaattaatatttaatattaattaaattaactgATCAACTTGCTTTgttatcaaacatttttttcttgatttcaatttttttttttttttcaaaaaaaaaaacggatcTATTTTAATATGAGACTAACTCCTACCACTTCGGATACTGAGGTTTCtggacttgaaaaaaaaatataggacgTATCACGCAAATAATTGGTCCGGTACTCGATGTAGTTTTTCCACCAGGGAAGATGCCTAATATTTACAACGCTCTGATAGTTCAAGGTCGAGATACTGTTGGCCAAGAAATTAACGTAACTTGTGAAGTACAGCAATTATTAGGAAATAATAGAGTTAGAGCTGTAGCTATGAGTGCTACAGATGGTCTAAAGAGAGGAATGGTTGTGATTAACACGGGAGCTCCCCTAAGTGTTCCAGTCGGCGGAGCAACCCTAGGTCGAATTTTCAACGTGCTTGGAGAGCCTATTGATAATTTAGGTCCTGTAGATACTGGGACAACCTCTCCTATTCATAGATCCGCGCCTGCCTTTATACAGTTAGATACAAAATTATCCATTTTTGAAACAGGAATTAAAGTTGTAGATCTTTTAGCTCCTTATCGCCGTGGCGGAAAAATAGGACTTTTCGGTGGAGCTGGGGTAGGTAAAACAGTACTGATTATGGAATTGATCAATAACATTGCCAAAGCTCATGGAGGTGTATCCGTATTTGGCGGAGTAGGTGAGCGTACTCGTGAGGGAAATGATCTTTATATGGAAATGAAAGAATCCGGagtaattaatgaaaaaaatattgcgGAATCAAAAGTAGCTCTAGTCTACGGGCAAATGAATGAACCGCCCGGAGCTCGTATGAGAGTTGGTTTAACTGCCCTAACTATGGCAGAATATTTCCGAGATGTCAATGAACAGGACGTCCTTCTATTTATCGACAATATCTTCCGTTTTGTCCAAGCCGGATCCGAAGTATCTGCCCTATTGGGCCGAATGCCTTCCGCTGTGGGTTATCAACCCACCCTGGGTACTGAAATGGGTACTTTACAAGAACGAATTACTTCTACCAAAGAAGGGTCTATAACTTCTATTCAAGCAGTTTATGTACCTGCAGACGATTTGACCGATCCTGCTCCTGCCACGACATTTGCACATTTGGATGCTACTACTGTACTATCAAGAGGATTAGCTTCCAAAGGTATCTATCCAGCAGTCGATCCTTTAGATTCAACGTCAACCATGCTCCAACCTCGGATCGTTGGTGAAGAACATTATGAAACTGCGCAAAGGGTTAAACAAACGTTACAACGTTACAAAGAACTTCAGGACATTATAGCTATTCTTGGGTTGGACGAATTATCCGAAGAGGATCGTTTAACCGTAGCAAGAGCACGAAAAATTGAACGTTTCTTATCCCAACCTTTTTTCGTAGCAGAAGTATTTACAGGTTCCCCAGGGAAATATGTTGGTCTAGCAGAAACAATTAGAGGGTTTAAATTGATTCTTTCTGGAGAATTAGATAGTCTTCCTGAACAAGCCTTTTATTTGGTGGGTAATATCGATGAAGCTACTGCGAAGGCTGCGAACTTGTAAATGGAGAACAAATTCAAGAAATGACTTTAAATCTTTGTGTACTGACCCCCAATCGAACTGTTTGGGATTCAGAAGTGAAGGAAATTATTTTATCTACTAATAGTGGACAAATTGGGGTATTAAAAAATCATGCGCCTATTGCCACAGCTTTAGATATAGGTATTTTGAAAATACGCCTTAACAATAACAACCGACAATGGGTAACGATGGCTCTGATGGGCGGTTTTGCTAGAATAGGAAATAATGAGATCactattttagtaaatgatgcGGAAAAGAGTATTGACATTGATCCACAAGAAGCACAACAAACTCTAAAAATAGCAGAAGCTAACTTGAATAAGGCTGAAGGGAAAAGACAAAAAATTGAGGCAAATCTAGCTCTCCGACGAGCTAGGACACGAGTAGAGGCTATCAATAGGATCTCGTAACAAGTTGGTTcagcaaaataattaaaaatagaaaaagatagaaaattacaataaaaaaagatgAGTAGAAAAACTTATTAGATACCGGAATCAATGGTATCTAATACGTTCTATCTATACCTTACCTACTATTGGATTTGAACCAATGACTCCTGCCGTATGAAAGCAATACTCTAACCACTGAGTTAAGTAGGTCGTTTATCatcctaaataaaaaaagtaccCATCTATCAGATCAATGGATTATAAATGTTATATTACTTATAAACAATACCAACGCACTATCAATCAAAGAGATTCGATCATGTAATATTAATCTTGACAAGAATTTATTTATCGAATAAAATATGTATCAAAAGCACAAGGGctatagctcagttggtagagcaCCTCGTTTACACACGcgccaatgtttttttttcataggaGTCCATCATGTAATTAAAAGAGTTGATCTTATTGAGAAATCCATGTCTTACTCCAGGAATAAAATAAGAGAACAATAGCCTGACAAAGGATTTAGACGTCAAATAAAATCCATAATGGATTTGAGATATTGATAAGGTGAATACTTAATCTATTCAATGCTAGGCAAATGAGTCTAGGGACctcaaaaaaattctcttttctTCCTATCTTATGAACTTTAAGGTGTATGAAGTTTCATTTcctatttgatatttttatttaagtgggtTGATAGAGAGTCCATTTAACTTTAGTTGATCCAGGCCAAAAGCAGACCTACGTCAGGATAACCTTCTTCTTTGAAAAACTTTGGTAGTGCTCTTAgattaaaatctaaaaaaaaataaatcagagcACAGGGAatcatttcctttttctttgtgtAAAGAAAAAAGATGGTAGACTAATTGATATTTCTATCAGTTAATGAAAAAGcccaatgcaaaaaaaaatgcacgTTGGGTTTTTAAAACAATTCAAATCATTTTGATAATAATAGTTTGATCTGTTTTACCGAGAAGGTCTACGGTTCGAGTCCGTATAGCCCTAATATTGCTACCTATACTACTCAGATTTATAGATAGTAGATACTTATATAATAGTAGATATAATAGTCGATATATTTGATATAGTACTATATAGTATTTAGTACTATATactattaattatattaatagtATATGGAATACTAAATACTCCATACTTGTAATATTACTAGTTTAAATATACtatatttttagttaattagtattattaaaaatgaatcaatttcTATTTGAATAGATTAATATTGGATAGAATAATATTTCTATTAGTATACTCAGATACTAGTATGAATTTGATCCGAAATAatgtaaatttaataaaataaaaagcatttCTATTTAGTATTTAGATTAATTTTCATtaatctaataatttgaaaatttcaattcaaatcgactaAGAATTAATAAGAATCCGGTATATTTTTCACATTCATAGGAGTACATTTATGTTTTTGCtttatgaatatgatattttttggaCATTTCTAATAATATCGATCTTTATTCCTATTTTGGCATTTCTGATTTCTGGAATTTTAGCTCCAATTAGAAAAGGGCCAGAAAAACTTTCTAGTTATGAATCTGGGATAGAACCGATGGGCGATGCTTGGTTACAATTTCAAATCCGTTATTATATGTTTGCTctagtttttgttgtttttgatgttGAAACAGTCTTTCTTTACCCATGGGCAATGAGTTTTGATGTATTGGGGGTATCCGTATTTATAG harbors:
- the LOC120580075 gene encoding photosystem II protein D1; the encoded protein is MTAILERRDSENLWSRFCNWITSTENRLYIGWFGVLMIPTLLTATSVFIIAFIAAPPVDIDGIREPVSGSLLYGNNIISGAIIPTSAAIGLHFYPIWEAASVDEWLYNGGPYELIVLHFLLGVACYMGREWELSFRLGMRPWIAVAYSAPVAAATAVFLIYPIGQGSFSDGMPLGISGTFNFMIVFQAEHNILMHPFHMLGVAGVFGGSLFSAMHGSLVTSSLIRETTENESANEGYRFGQEEETYNIVAAHGYFGRLIFQYASFNNSRSLHFFLAAWPVVGIWFTALGISTMAFNLNGFNFNQSVVDSQGRVINTWADIINRANLGMEVMHERNAHNFPLDLAAVEAPSING
- the LOC120580073 gene encoding ribulose bisphosphate carboxylase large chain translates to MNRRGGFMSPQTETKATVGFKAGVKDYRLTYYTPDYETKDTDILAAFRVSPQPGVPAEEAGAAVAAESSTGTWTTVWTDGLTSLDRYKGRCYHIEPVAGEESQFIAYVAYPLDLFEEGSVTNMFTSIVGNVFGFKALRALRLEDLRIPVAYVKTFQGPPHGIQVERDKLNKYGRPLLGCTIKPKLGLSAKNYGRAVYECLRGGLDFTKDDENVNSQPFMRWRDRFLFCAEAIYKAQAETGEIKGHYLNATAGTCEDMMKRAVFARELGVPIVMHDYLTGGFTANTTLAHYCRDNGLLLHIHRAMHAVIDRQKNHGMHFRVLAKALRMSGGDHIHAGTVVGKLEGERDITLGFVDLLRDDFVEKDRSRGIFFTQDWVSLPGVLPVASGGIHVWHMPALTEIFGDDSVLQFGGGTLGHPWGNAPGAVANRVALEACVQARNEGRDLAREGNEIIREATKWSPELAAACEVWKEIKFEFPAMDTI
- the LOC120580072 gene encoding LOW QUALITY PROTEIN: ATP synthase subunit beta, chloroplastic-like (The sequence of the model RefSeq protein was modified relative to this genomic sequence to represent the inferred CDS: inserted 1 base in 1 codon), with the protein product MRLTPTTSDTEVSGLEKKXIGRITQIIGPVLDVVFPPGKMPNIYNALIVQGRDTVGQEINVTCEVQQLLGNNRVRAVAMSATDGLKRGMVVINTGAPLSVPVGGATLGRIFNVLGEPIDNLGPVDTGTTSPIHRSAPAFIQLDTKLSIFETGIKVVDLLAPYRRGGKIGLFGGAGVGKTVLIMELINNIAKAHGGVSVFGGVGERTREGNDLYMEMKESGVINEKNIAESKVALVYGQMNEPPGARMRVGLTALTMAEYFRDVNEQDVLLFIDNIFRFVQAGSEVSALLGRMPSAVGYQPTLGTEMGTLQERITSTKEGSITSIQAVYVPADDLTDPAPATTFAHLDATTVLSRGLASKGIYPAVDPLDSTSTMLQPRIVGEEHYETAQRVKQTLQRYKELQDIIAILGLDELSEEDRLTVARARKIERFLSQPFFVAEVFTGSPGKYVGLAETIRGFKLILSGELDSLPEQAFYLVGNIDEATAKAANL